Proteins encoded in a region of the Chondrinema litorale genome:
- a CDS encoding formylglycine-generating enzyme family protein, with protein MMKLKVYITIIISIILYTYSYSQISRPGLSKYPELIFVEGGKYIIGNDDDKEGYELHINSFSIGKYEVTLEQFSYFIEQSGYKVDYSNTNDNEYDPSDDVWLTSPTYYTWKNGDDFKIKPKYEYNEPVVNISWIDAIAYCNWLSEKTGEKYRLPTEAEWEFAASGGKKNHNYKYAGSNDLKKVAWTSSDGKLVGVGYKLPNQLGLYDMSGNAYEWVDDKFSDDYLIESEKNNYSLDSKVIKGGSWSTGLKTCEIKFRYPKRSFVRLEYLGFRVLREHKY; from the coding sequence ATGATGAAATTAAAAGTTTACATAACAATTATAATATCAATCATACTCTATACATATTCTTATTCACAAATATCAAGACCAGGATTATCTAAATATCCTGAATTAATTTTTGTCGAAGGTGGAAAATATATCATTGGCAATGATGATGATAAAGAAGGTTATGAGTTACATATAAATTCATTTAGTATTGGGAAATATGAGGTAACTCTTGAGCAGTTTTCATATTTTATTGAACAATCAGGATATAAAGTTGATTATTCAAACACAAACGATAACGAATATGATCCATCTGATGATGTATGGTTAACTAGTCCAACATATTATACATGGAAAAATGGTGATGACTTTAAAATCAAACCAAAATATGAATATAATGAACCTGTTGTAAATATATCGTGGATTGATGCTATAGCCTATTGTAATTGGTTAAGTGAAAAAACAGGCGAGAAATATAGATTACCAACAGAGGCAGAATGGGAGTTTGCAGCCAGTGGAGGTAAAAAAAATCACAACTATAAGTATGCAGGTAGTAATGATTTAAAAAAAGTTGCATGGACAAGTAGTGATGGGAAACTTGTAGGAGTTGGTTATAAATTACCTAATCAATTAGGTTTGTATGATATGAGTGGGAACGCATATGAATGGGTTGATGATAAATTCAGTGATGATTATCTCATTGAGTCAGAAAAAAATAATTATTCTCTTGATTCTAAAGTAATCAAAGGTGGATCTTGGAGTACAGGGTTGAAGACTTGTGAAATTAAATTCAGATATCCGAAACGTTCTTTTGTTAGACTTGAATATTTAGGTTTTAGGGTTTTGAGAGAACATAAATATTAA